The Candidatus Atribacteria bacterium ADurb.Bin276 genomic interval CTCCCCCACGATTCCAATTAATAGCTCCATAAATTACACAAAGCAGAGAACTGAGAATGCAGAGGATATAAACGAGAGCAATAGTAAAGTTATGGAAGCCCAGCATATTTCCCACTCCTTTTGTTAAAAATTTAAATTGTGACAATTGTAGCAAAAGAAGGCGAAAAAACAATAGAAAATTTATAAAAAAGAGATATATTGGTAATAATATAATAAATTGTATAGCTTACAAGGAGGGTTCAGACTCGGTTTCTTCTTGCTTGATATCCTCTTTTTCAATTTCACTTAACAACTTATCAAGCTCTTCTTGAGTCTTTTTCAATTTACTCTTACAAATTTGGCTTAAAAATGTTGCACGTTTAACCTTTTCGGCTAAAAGATCAACATCAATTTCCCCATTTTCAATTTCATCGACAATTTTTTCTAGTTCTTCAAGAGCTTGTTTATAGCTTAATTGATTTTTTTTGTTCATGATTCATCCTCCACCTTACTCAATATTAATCCATCGAGAAGTTGTGTTGTGATAGTTTGGCCTGATTTTGCTTGTTTGATGCTGGTAAGAAGGTTTCCATTAATCCGGGCAACACTGAACCCTCTTTTCATGAGATTTACAGGATTAAAATGATAAATAGACTGTTCGAGGAGAAAATATTTGTTCTTGGCCTCTTGGAATTTTTGCCAAAAAACTGCATTTACTTTTTGTAAGACCAAAGACAAGCGATTTTGATGGTCAGAAAAATTTTTACGACTGGCTAAACAAAAACGAATTACTAAAAGTTGATGTTTTGAAAAAGAATATGACAAAATATTTTTCAAAACGTGGTTCAAAGTGTTGAGATTTTCTTGGAGCGAATAGCGGGAATTTTCCAATAATCGATCAGAGTATCGGATTATACTATTTTGTAAGTCTTCAATCTGAGTTTCAAAAAGACGAACTCCAGAGATTATAAACTCAGCAACAGCAGTTGGAGTCTTTTTCTTGGTATGAGCTACCATGTCTACGACGGTGTCATCACGTTCATGTCCAATGCCAGTCACAACAGGTAAGGGAAAGCGAGCAATTCCCGCAGAGAGCTCATAATCATCAAAACAACTCAGATCAATTTGTGAACCACCACCCCGAATAATTACCACTAAATCGAATAAATCAATTTGTTTTTTGATTTTTTGAAGGGCAGCAATAATAGAGAATGATGCCTCTTCCCCCTGCATTAAGGCTTGGAATAAGCTGAGAGAGAACCGATATCCATAAGAATTTTCCTGGAGGTGTGTCATGAAATCACCGTAGCCGGCAGCTGTCGGGGAAGATATGATAGCAATACGCTGAGGAACCAAAGGAAGGAGAAGAGATTTGTTCAATTCTAAAAGGCCTTCTCGTAAAAGACGTTCCACAGTTTCTCTTTTTTTTCGGGCCATCTCTCCGGTGGAATAGGTAGGGTCAATATCTCTGATGTTAAGACTTAATCCATATACTTCATGATATTGAACCTGAGCACTAAAGAGGATTTTCATACCTCTTTTAAGGGTTTCTCCAGTGGCTTTTTCAAATTTATGGGCGAGAGATCGGTAATTATAAGCCCAGATAGTGGCTCTGGCTTGAGCGATGACTTTTTCCTCATTTTTATCGACTAATTCTAAATAACAATGACCGTTTTGATTTTCTTTAATACTGGCGATTTCTGCTACAACCCAGATATATTCAGGAAAATTATCCCCGACAACTTCCCGGATGAGAACGCATAAATCATATAAACTGATAAATTGTGAAGCAAGCATTCGATCAGACATAAATTTTTTCCCATTCTAAGTTATGTAATTGTTTGATGGAATTGGTCAATAAAATTTTACTCAATTACTCAATGATTCCTTTCCTTTTAAAAGTATCTTCCATCTCCTTGACTAAATCTCCGAACTTTTTGAGAAGATTATCAACTGGTTGGGTTGAAAGCATATCAACTCCAGCTGCCTTGAGCACTTCCACAGGATAATCAGAACTCCCTGCTTTAAGAAAATTGAGATATTTATCAATAGCATCTGGCTGACCAATAAGGATATTATTGAGAAGTTCATTGGATGCAGCTAAAGAAGTTGCATATTTAAAGACATAAAAATTCATATAAAAATGAGGAATACGAGACCAGCCGCGACTCGCTAATTCTTCCACGACAAAATCCGGTCCGTAGTATTTTTCCAATAGCTCTTTCCAGGAATCACTGAGATATTTATAAGAAAGTGCTTCCCCTTTTTCTATCCTTTCATGAGTTTTT includes:
- a CDS encoding exodeoxyribonuclease VII small subunit; its protein translation is MNKKNQLSYKQALEELEKIVDEIENGEIDVDLLAEKVKRATFLSQICKSKLKKTQEELDKLLSEIEKEDIKQEETESEPSL
- the xseA gene encoding Exodeoxyribonuclease 7 large subunit codes for the protein MSDRMLASQFISLYDLCVLIREVVGDNFPEYIWVVAEIASIKENQNGHCYLELVDKNEEKVIAQARATIWAYNYRSLAHKFEKATGETLKRGMKILFSAQVQYHEVYGLSLNIRDIDPTYSTGEMARKKRETVERLLREGLLELNKSLLLPLVPQRIAIISSPTAAGYGDFMTHLQENSYGYRFSLSLFQALMQGEEASFSIIAALQKIKKQIDLFDLVVIIRGGGSQIDLSCFDDYELSAGIARFPLPVVTGIGHERDDTVVDMVAHTKKKTPTAVAEFIISGVRLFETQIEDLQNSIIRYSDRLLENSRYSLQENLNTLNHVLKNILSYSFSKHQLLVIRFCLASRKNFSDHQNRLSLVLQKVNAVFWQKFQEAKNKYFLLEQSIYHFNPVNLMKRGFSVARINGNLLTSIKQAKSGQTITTQLLDGLILSKVEDES